DNA from Dokdonella koreensis DS-123:
GACGACTGGTTCCGTCTGGGCGACCGGGAATGGCGCGACCTGCGCACGGTCGACCTGGTGCTGGCGCGCAAGGACCCGCCGGTGGACGAGCAGTTCGTCTACGACACGATGGTGCTGGAACTGGCCCAGCGCGGCGGCGCCCGCGTGGTCAACGATCCGCGCGGCCTGCGCGACGCCAACGAGAAGCTGTTCGCGCTGGAATTCCCCCAGTGCATCGCGCCGACCCTGGTCGCGCGCGATGCCGGCGAACTCAAGCGCTTCGTGGCCGAGCACGGCCAGGTCGTCCTCAAGCCGCTGGACGGCATGGGCGGTCGCGGCATCTTCCGCTCGCACCACGGCGATCCCAACCTCAACGTCATGCTGGAGACGCTGACCGGCAACGGCCGGCAGCTGGCGATCGCGCAGAAGTTCATCCCGCAGATCGACGCCGGCGACAAGCGCATCTTGCTGATCGACGGCGAGCCGGTGTCGTACGCGCTGGCCCGCATCCCGCAGGGCGACGAGTTCCGCGGCAACCTGGCCGCCGGCGGCAAGGGCGTGGGCGTCGCCCTGTCCGAGCGCGACCGCTGGATCGCCGCCCAGGTGGCGCCGGAGCTCAGGCGCCGCGGCCTGGTCTTCGTCGGGCTGGACGTGATCGGCGACTACCTGACCGAGATCAACATCACCTCGCCGACCTGCATCCGCGAGCTGGACGCGCAATACGGCATCAACATCGCCGGCCAGCTGTTCGACCGGCTCGAGGCGACCTGGCCCTGATGGCCGCGCCCGGCATCGCCGACCGGCTCGGCGTCACCTTGCTGTTCTCGGTGCTGGCGCATGCGGTGGTCGCGCTGGGACTCACGTTCGACTACGAGAAGGCCGCGCCGCGGCTGCCGTCGCTGGACGTGATCCTGGTGCAGTCCGCCAGCGGCGAGCGGCCGGACAAGGCCGATTTCCTCGCCCAGGCCAGCAACAGCGGCGGCGGCGACGCCGAGCAGCCGCTGCGTCCCAGCGAGCGCCTGTCCAGCCCGGTGCCCAAGGCGACCGAAGGCATCGCGCCGGTGCCCACCGAGGATGCGGCGCCGCGGCCGACGCCGGCGCGGCCCGACGAGATGCTGACGCGCCAGCAGTCCGATTTCAGCGTGCGCACCGACCGCGAAGCGCACGAGACGCCGCCGGTGCCCGAGGCCGCCCAGCGCGACGCGCTGCAGCGCCGGCTGGAGATGGCGCGGCTGGCCGAGGAGTTGCAGCGCGAATCGCAGCGCTACGCCAAGCGGCCCAAGCGCAAGTACATCTCGGCCAATACGCGCGAATACGCCTATGCCGCCTACATGCGGGCCTGGGTCGCGCGGGTCGAGCGCATCGGCAATCTCAACTACCCGGACGACGCGCGCAGGAACAAGCTGCAGGGCGAGGTGATCCTCACCGTCGGCCTGGGGCGCGACGGCAGCCTGCGCAGCGTCGACGTCATCAAGTCCAGCGGCCACAAGGCGCTGGACGAGGCGGCCGAACGCAGCATCCACCTGGCCGCGCCGTTCCCGGTCGTTCCCGACACCGACGAGAAGATCGACGAGCTGTACATCACCCGGACCTGGCAGTTCCTGCCCGGCGACGTCCTGCGCACGCAGTGAGGCGCCGCTGCGGCTGCGCCGTGCGGCCCCGCTGTCCGGGGCGTGAACGGCTCGCCGGCGCATGGTTGTCCCCGATGCGGCGCCGTACAATGCGCCCATGCACGAAACGAGCGGACTCGCCAACCAATTGCTGATCGCGATGCCGGCCCTGCGCGACTCGAATTTCGCGCGCAGCGTCACGTTCGTCTGCCAGCACGGCGAGGACGGCGCGATGGGCTTGCAGATCAACCGGCTGTCCGAATACCGGCTCGGCGACCTGCTGGACCAGATGTCGATGCGCTCGGACCTGACCGACGTGAACGATGCGCCGGTCCTGATCGGCGGCCCGGTGCAGCCCGAGCGCGGCTTCGTGCTGCACTCCCCGCACGGCGAATGGGAGTCCTCGTTCCGCATTTCCGAGCGCATCAGCGTGACCACCTCGCGCGACATCCTCGCGGCGATCGCCGAGGGCAACGGTCCGCGCCAGTCGCTGGTGACGCTGGGCTATTCGGGCTGGAGCGCCGGTCAGATCGAGCAGGAGCTGCGCGAGAACGCCTGGCTGACCGCGCCGGCCAGCGAGCAGATCCTGTTCGAGACGCCGTTGGACCGGCGCTGGCAGGCCGCCGCCGCGATTCTCGGCGTCAGCGACCTGGTGCAACTGGCCGGCTATGTCGGCAACGCCTGAATCCTTCCTCACCGTGCTCGGCTTCGACTACGGCAGCCGCCTGATCGGCGTGGCGGTCGGCAACCGGCTGGCCGCCAGCGCGCGTGCGCTGGCGACGATCGGCAACGGCAGCGGCGGCCCGGACTGGGCGCCGCTGGACGCCCTGGTGCGCGACTGGACCCCGGACGCCTTCGTGGTCGGCCTGCCGCTGACGCTCGACGGCGGCGAGCAGGCGGCCACGCGCGGCGCCCGCGCCTTCGCCGCGGCATTGCAGCGCCGCTACGGCCGGCCGGTCTTCACCGCCGACGAACGCTATACCTCGCGCGAAGCGAGCCGCCGGTTCGCCGACCAGCGCGCGCGCGGCACCGCGCGCCGCAAGGACGCCAAGGCGCTCGATGCGCTGGCCGCGCAGATCATCCTGGAGGCCTGGATGGCCGCCCCCGACATTCCGGACCTTCCGAGCGCCCCATGACCCGATCCACCGCTACCGCCGGCGACCTGCCGCACCTGATCACGCTGCGCGATCTGGCACCGGCGCAGATCCTCGGCCTGCTCGACCGTGCCGCCGACCTGCGGCAGCGCTTCGCCGCCGGCCCCGCGCCGACGGCGCTGCTCGACGGCCGCACGGTGGTCAACCTGTTCTTCGAGCCGTCCACCCGCACGCGCACCAGCTTCGAGCTGGCGGCGCGGCGCCTGGGCGCCACCGTGGTCAACTTCGACATCGCCAGCTCGTCCACCAGCAAGGGGGAAACGCTGGAGGACACGCTGGCGACGCTCGAGGCGATGGGCTGCGATGCGTTCGTCGTCCGCCACAAGGAGAACGGTACGCCGGCGCGCCTGGCGCGTCACGCGCGCCGCGCCGCAATCCTCAATGCGGGCGACGGCAACCATGCGCACCCGACACAGGGCCTGCTGGACGCGCTGACGATCCGTGACGCCAAGCCGCGGGTCGGGGACCTGCGCGTGGTGATCTGCGGCGACGTGCGCCACTCGCGCGTGGCGCGTTCCGACGCCGAGGTGCTCGCCGCGCTCGGCGTGCGCCAGATCCGGCTGTGCGGTCCGGCACCGCTGCTGCCGGATCCGGCCGACTTTCCCGGCTGCGCGCTCCACGACGATTTCGACGAGGCGATCGCCGGTGTCGACGTCGTCATCATGCTGCGGCTGCAGAAGGAGCGCATGGCCTCGGCGATGATCGCCGACGAGCGCGACTACTACGCCCGCTACGGGCTGGACCCGGCGCGCCTGGCGCGCGCGGCGGCCGGCGCGATCGTGCTGCATCCGGGGCCGATGAATCGCGGCATCGAGATCGCCGACGAGGTCGCCGACGGGGCGCAATCGCGAATTCTGGACCAGGTCGCCAACGGCGTGTTCGTACGCATGGCGGCCCTGGCCACGCTGCTGGACCGCTGACACTTTTTTCATCCGATCAGGGAGAACTTCATGGGCATCCTTAGCAAACGCCTCGCGCTGGCCTGTGCGCTGGTCGCGCTCGCCGCCTGCGGCAAGAAGACCGATCCGGCCGATCCGCTCGGCTACGTGCCGGCCGATACGCCTTATGTCGCGGCCAACGTCGAGGTCCTGCCCGACGCCACGGTCGAGGTGTTCGCGACGCAGATGAAGGCGTTCTGGCCGCTGATGTTCGAGCAGGTCCGCCCGATCGTGGGCGAGCTGGAGAAGGATCCCAAGCACGCCGACGCCGCGCGCGTGGTACGCGCGCTGTTCGACGAGATCGCGCCGCGCGACACGCCGGAGAAATGGGCCGAGATCGGCTTCGGCACGAAGGTCCGCTCGGCGATCTACGGCGTCGGCCTGGTGCCGGTGCTGCGCCTGGAGCTGGCCGATGCCGAGGCGTTCCGCGCGACCGTGGCCCGGGTCGAGGCCAAGGCCGGCACCACGCTGGGTACCGGCCGCATCGGTGACCAGGACCTGTGGATCGTCGACGGCGGCAAGGTGCAGGGCCTGATGGCGATCCAGGGCACGCACCTGGTGCTGACGGTGGCGCCGGCCGAAGCCGACGAGGCGCTCAAGCGGCGCCTGCTGGGCCTGGACCGGCCCGAGCAGTCGCTGGCGGCGTCCGGCGCCCTGACCGCGCTGAACCAGGCCGAAGGCTACCTGCCGTACGGCAGCGGCTACGTCGACCTGCGCCGCATCGTCGCGCTGATCGACCGCGATCCGGGCTACCAGGCCTTTGCGCGCCTGGCCGAGGAAGCACCGCCGGCACTCGACGAGACCTGCCGCGGCGAGCTCGACGCGATCGTCGCCAAGGCGCCGCGCGCGAGCTTCGGCTATACCGTGCTCGACGCCGGCCACATGACGATGCACAGCCTGCTCGAACTCGATCCGGCGCTCGTGCAGGGCCTGCAGGGGCTGGCGGTGTCGCCGCCCGGGTCCGCGGCGACCGGCGATGCGCTGCTCGACCTCAGCTTCTCGCTGCCGGTGCTCAAGGCCAAGGCCTTCGTCGAGAAGCAGGTCGATGCGATCGTGGCCGCACCGTATCGCTGCGAAGCGCTCGCCTTCGTCAACGAAGGCGCGCAGGACCTCCAGCAGAAGCTCGACCAGACCGTGCCGCCGCCGCTCAGCGACCTGACCGGCCTGCGCCTGAGCCTGGACCGCTTCACGTGGAAAGGCCAGGACAAGCCCGACTTCGCCGGCAAGCTGCTGATCGCCAGCGACGATCCGGCCACCCTGGTCAGCATGGCCCAACTGGCCGTGCCGACGCTGCGCGACGTGCAGCTGACCGCCGGCGGCGCGCCGGTCGACCTGCCGCTGCCGCCGGAAGCGGCCGGTTTCGTCGATTTCGCGCAGGCGGCGCTGGCACCCAAGGCGCTGGCCCTGGCGTTCGGCACCGGCGCGGCGGCGACCGACCTCGGCACCTGGCTGGCCGAACCGGCCGCCACCGATGCGCAGCTGCTCGGCTTCCGCTACAGCGGCCGGCTCTACGGCGTGATCGGCGACGCCACGCGGCGCTTCGCCGACGCGATGCCGGAGGAGCAGCGCGACGCGATCGACAGCCAGCTGCGCCTGTATGCGCTCTACGAGCAGTGGTTCAAGCGCTTCGACCAGCGCGTCCGGGTGACGCCGAAGGGCCTGCTGATCACCCAGGACGTCGAGTTGGCCAAGCCGTAGGCCGCAGCGGATAGGGTACGACCGCGGCCGCCGTCCGTCAGGGCGGCGGCCGTTCGCCGGCCGTTCGCGCCGGCGTCGCGACGAACACGTCCACGCGCAGGCCGACCGGCAGCGGCGGCTGGCCGTCCAGTGTGATCAGCGCTTCGAGGATCTTCGCGTCCTGCTTCTCCGCCGGATCGCCCGAGGTCTGGTTGCGCGGTCCCATGCGCCGGCTGACATGGGCCACCCGGCCGGCGAAGCGCTGCCCGGGAAATGCATCGCTGCTGACGTAGGCGTCCTGGCCCACCCGGATGCGGGCGATGTCCAGTTCGTCGACATCGGCGCGCACCTGCAGCCGGCGCAGGTCGCCGATGCGCGCCAGCGGGATCGGCGCCAGCGCCACCACGGTCTCGCCCTCGCGCTGGTCGCGCTTGAGCACGGTGCCGTCGATCGGCGAGCGGATCAGGCTCTTCTCGAGCAGCGCCGCGGCGCGGTCGCGGTCGGCAACGGCCGCCGCCAGCGCTGCTTCGGCCGCAGCCAGGTCCTCGCGGCGCGCACCGGCCTTCAGCAGCGCCAGGGCCGCCGCGGCACGCTCGCGCTCGGCGCGTGTCGCGGCTGCCTGGGCGTCGGCCTGCTCGCGCTGCTCGATGCTGATCAGGCCGCGCTCGGCGATGGACCGGCGCCGCGTCGCTTCGGCCGCGGCCAGCCGCTCCTGTGCCGCCGCCGCCGCGAGCACGGCCGCGGCCTGGTCGATCTCCTCGGTCCGTGCGCCGTTGCGCAGGCGCTCGTGCTCTGCGCTGCGCAGCGCGACCTGCGCTTCGGCCGCGGCCACGGCGGCGCGGTACTCGCTGTTCTCGATCTCGGCCAGCAACTGGCCGGCGACGACACTGTCGCCCTCGTCGATCAGCACGCGTGCCAGCCGCCCCGACAGCTGCGGAATGATGACGCGCTCCTCGCTCGCCGGCTCGACCAGGCCGCCGGCGGCGACGCGTGTGCCGGCGTCCGCGGTGGCCGGCGCGGGCGCCGGGGCCCCGCCACAGCCGGCGAGCGCGAGCAGGAAGACGATGAGGGTCGGGCGCATGGGACGACGAGGTTCGTTCAAGGCGGGGAAAGCGGAGGGTCGGGCGGCCGGGGCGGACGGCGGTCGTCCTTCAGGTGGCCGTCCTCCAGGTGCAGGATACGATCGCCGAACCGCTCCATGCGCGGATCGTGGCTGACGACGACCACCGCGCAGCCGTCCTGGTGTGCCAGGGCGTGCAGCACGCCGGCCACCTCCTGGCCGGTGCGCCCATCCAGCGCCGCCGTCGGCTCGTCGGCCAGCAGCAGTTCCGGCCGGCCGGCCAGGGCGCGGGCGATCGCCACGCGCTGCTTCTGCCCGCCGGACAGTTCCGCCGGAAAATGGGCCTGCCGATCGCCCAGCCCGAGGCGTTCGAGCAGGTCGCCCGCCACCGCGCGCTGGCGCGCCCGCGGCACCTGCTTGAGGTCGAGCGCGATCGCCACGTTTTCCCAGGCCCGCAGCGTCGGGAACAGGTTGTAGTGCTGGAAGACGAAGCCGACGTGGCGCAGCCGCAGCTGGGCCAGGGCCTCCGGCCCGCGGCCGGCGAGCGCCTGCCCGAACAGCTCGACCTCGCCGCCGGTGGGGCGCAGCAGGCAGCCCATGACCTGCAGCAGCGTCGTCTTGCCCGAGCCGCTCGGGCCGAGCAGCAGCGTCAGCTCGCCGGCACGGATCGTCAGGTCGATGCCGCGCAGCGCCTCGAACGCGGTCGCGCCGTGGCCGTAGACGACCCGGGCACCGGCCAGGCGCACGACGTGGCCGCCGCTCACTGGAACACCGTCGTCGGATCGATGCGGATCAGCCGCCGTACCGACACCACCGCGCCGAGCGCGCACATCAGGATCGTCAGGATCGCCAGCAGCAGCGCCAGCCACGGCGGCATCGCCACGGCGACGTTGGTCCGCGAGGACAGCGCGACGACCGCGAGCACGGCCGCCATGCCGCCGGTGTAGCCGAACACGGCGCTGATCGCCGCCTGCTTGAGGATGACGCGGTTGAGGTAGGCGTTCGGTGCGCCGATCGCGCGCAAGGTGGCGTACTCGGGCAGCCGGTCCATCGTCGTCGCGTACAGCGTCTGGCCGACGATGACGATGCCGACGATCAAGCCCAGCGAGGCCGCCAGCAGCAGTGCCGATCCGGCGCCGGTCGTGATCATCCAGTACGTCTGCGCCTGCCGCGCCAGGTCGCGCGCGTGCCAGACGTCGACCGCGCCGAGCCGCTGCTTGAGTGCGCGGCGCACCGCCTCGGCATCGGCACCGGCGGTCGTGCGGACGAGCAGGTAGGTGGTCTGCGTGTCCGGAAAGCCGGCCAGCCGCAGGGCATTGCGGTGATGCGTGAACACGTAAGGGCTCTGCGTGAAGGTGCGGATGCCCTGGGTGAAGCCGACCACGCGCGCGCGCCGGCGGTTGATCTCGACGGTATCGCCGATCGCGCGCACGCCGAGCTTGCCGGCGTAGAGGCGGTCGATCACGACCGCGTCGTCCTGCTGCAGGTCGGCGATCGCGCCCTCGGCGAGGTTCCACGGCGCGCCCTGGCCCGTGGCCGGGTCGAAGCCGACGATGCCGACGCTCTCGCTGCCGCCGTCCGGGCGTGTCCAGAAGCCGAACTGCATCATCAGCGGATCGACGCGCGCCACGCCCGGCACGCCCAGGGCCTCGTGCCGCCGCCGCAGCTCCAGGCGGCCGGCGATGTCGAGGTTGGTGGTGCCGGCCGGGGTGATCCAGAGGTCCGCGTCGGTATGGTCGACCAGGCCGGAGGTCGTGCGCGTGAACCCGACCAGCAGGCCCAGCTGCACGCCCATCAGCATCACCGCGAAGACCACGCCGATGATCGTCGCGGCAAACCGTGCGCGGTCGTGCGCCAGGTTGCGCCAGGCCAGCAGCGAGGTGCCGGCGATGCCGGATCGGCGCATCAGGGACGGCTCCGTCCGGCGCGACGACGGTACTTCGCGGGGTCGGGCGTCGAGCTGCCTTTCGGGCCCGGTATGAAGTGTCGAATCATTCCCGCCAAAGGAGCATCGGCGTCCGCCAGGGGGAACGATTGTTCCAGAAGCGGGGCGTTCGTGCTGTCGGTCCGCCCCATCGCCCCCCGGACCGCGCGCCCCGCCGTCGCCGGCGGGGCGCGCATCGCCTGGGATCAGGGGGCGTCGAAACCGTCGTCGAACAGCGCGTCGTTGGGCGGCCGGACGACGGTGAAGGTCACCATCGCCGGCGTCGTCGCCTGGCCGTCGCCGGCGGCATAGGTGAAGCCGTCCGTGCCGAGGAAGCCCGGATCGGGCCGGTAGACGAAGCCGCCGGCGGCATCGAGCCAGAGCGTGCCATGGTTCGGGCCGGCCACCAGCGCCGCCGTCAGCAGGTCGGCGTTCGGGTCGGTATCGTTGGCGAGCACGCCCGGCGCGGCGACCTTGAGCACGCTGTCGAGAACGACCGTGTAGGCATCGTCTGCGGCGACCGGCGGCAGGTTCGGCGCGGTGACGGTCAGTGTCGCACTGGCGGGATCGGTGGTGGCACCGACGGTCGTCTGCAGGGCGCCGGCGTTGAGCGTCTGCGTGAATACGCCACTGGCGTTGACGGTGACCGCGATACTGACCGTGCAGAAACCCTCGGCCGGAACTGTCGCGCCCGCGGCGAGCGCGAAGTTGCCGGCGCCGGGTGTGGCCGTCAGGCTGCCGCCGGTGCACGAGGTGGTGGCCTCGGCCGGCTCGGCGATGACGACCGGCGCGGGCAGCGCTCCCACGAGGTCGGTGGTGAGTCGGGCGGCGACGTCGTTGGCATTGGTCAGCGTGATCGTCAGCGTGGACGTTTCGCCGCCGAGGATCGCGTCGGGCGCGAACGCGAGGCCGAGCGTCGGGGCGAGGAAGAGGCGGTACTCGAAGGCGCCGATGTCGGCGGCGGGGCCGGTCACGCGCGAGAAGCCTGGTCCACGCTGGTCGGTCGCCAGGTTCTGGCCGTTGTTGCCGGCGTCGATGGCCGGGCTGCCGGGCAGCAGCGCCCGCGTCCGCGAGAGGCCGCCGTTGTCCTGCAGCGGGCCGAGCAGCGGATCGGCACTGAGCGTGCCGGCAGGCAGTGTCGTGCCGGCCGCGTTGACGATGAGGTTGTTGGCGCCGGTGATCTCGCCGCGGAAGGCGATCAGGTCGGCACGCACCGGGTTGGCGTTGGGCGCCTGGTTGCCCGCGATCAGCGTGCTCTGGAACTGGCTGGCCCCCACTGCCTGTGTATCGACGATGCCACCGCCGACGCCGCCGGTCGCCGTTGCGGCGGTGGCGACATTGGCCGTGATCGTGCTGTTGCTCACGCGCAGCGGCATCGTCTGCATGTAGTAACCGGAGCGGTTGCCCTGGAATAGCGCGCCGGCGTTGCCGGCTGTGTTGTCGGAAATCGTGCTGTTGGTGATCGTCAGTGCGTTGTAGTCGGCGAACACGCCACCGCCGATGTCGGCGGCGTTGCCGCTGACGGACGAAGCACTCAGCGTCCACAATCCGCCGAAGTTGTGGATGCCGCCGCCGGCGGCCTGCCCGGCCTCGCTGAAGGCCGTGTTGCCGTCGATCTGGGAGTGGCTGACGGTGCGGTTCGAACCGTTGGCGGCGACGTAGATGCCGCCGCCGAGCGCCTGCCCGGAGGCCTGGATCGTGTTGTGGGCGATCGTGCAGCCGGTCAGCGTCATCTGCGCGCCGTAGGTGCTGACGCTTACGCCACCGCCCGCAGCGGCGATGCAGGCCGTCGATGCGGTGTCGCAGCCGGCGAAGTTGTTCGTGATGATGCTGTTGGTCGCCGTCAGGTTGCGCGTGACTACACCGCCGCCACTGACTTGCGTGAGTGCCGTGGCGCCGCCGGTCTCGGCGCGGTTGCCGCTGATGATGCTGTCGGTCAGCGTGATCGTGCCGCTCAGGCCGGTGGCGAGGCCGCCGCCGGCGACGTTGACGGCAGCGCCGCCGGGCACGACGCCGGTGGCGACATTGTTCGAGATCGTGCTGCGCAGCGCGGTGATGCCGTTGCGGGCGTAGAGGCCGCCCCCGGCCACACCGCCGGAGCCGGCCTTGCTGGAGGCGATGCAGGCGGTAACGGTCGAGTCGGTCAGCGCGAGCGCGCCGCCGGCCGAAGCGGCGCAACCGCCTGCGGCGATGTCCACGGCCGCGTCGGCGCGGCCGTTGGTGAGCGTGAGGCCGGTCAGGGCCAGCGTACCGTTACCGCTGTGGAAGAAGATCCGGCCGAGTGCGTTGCCGTCGATGGCGAGTGCATCGCGGCCCGGGCCGATGATCGTCAGCGCGTTGCGCGCTACCGCGATCTGGCCGCCGGTCAGCGTGATCGATGGGCAGGCCAGCCCGGTGAGATCCACCGTGTCGCCCTCGCTGGCCGCCGCCACGACGTTGCGCAGCGTGCCGCTGCCGCCGTCGTCGGCGCAGCTGGTGACCGGGAGCGTCGCCGCGAGCACCGCAGGCGTCGCGAGGGCCAGCAGCACGGCGGCGGCCAGCGGCTGGATGTGGGCTCGAATGCGCGGCGAGGGCGTTGCGGCTGCACGGGCCGGCGCGGAGTGGGACGGACGGGGCGATATGGGCATGGTGGATTCCGAAAAGAGGGCCTGATGGGTATGCCTCGGCAACCGGCGGCGACGCCGCTAGCGGTAGGGCCACAGGGCATGGATCGGAGCGGGGTGCCGGCCGGATGGATCGGCCGCCGCACCCCGCGGGATGCGGCGGAGGCGGATTCAGTTCATCGCTTGCGGCCAACGATCAGGTTGTCGAGCTTCGCCCACGCCGAGTTGCTGTTGGGCGAATCGACAATCAGGCTGGTGATCGGCACGCGGCTGGTGAAGCCGCGGAACGAAAGCGCCTGGTTGGTGTTGCCGAGCGCCACGAAACTGCCGTCGCTCAAGCTCAGCCAGATCGGTCCGCCGGAACCGTCGCCGTAGCCGTTGCTCTCCCAGAAATAGCCCCCGACCGCCGTCACCGGCGTCGTGAACGTGATGACGATCTGATCGGCGCTGTTGTTGTGCGAGATCACGCCGGGAAAGTTGTAGAGGCCGGCGTGAGCGCCGCTCTGTGTGTAGATGCTGTAGGAAAAGCCGGCGCCGGAAAACGTCAGCGGCGCGAAGATCTCCTGGTTGGCCGGCACACCGGTGAAGCCTTCTTCGTAGTATCCGGTCTGGACGTGCGGCAGGAACGCCTCGCGCGAGGTGTAGATGCCGGGCGGGTGGTGTTCGATGTCGAAACCGTCGCCGAACAGCGCGTCGACCACGCGGATCGACAGCGCGATCGGCACGGTGATTCGGGGCTGGTCGGGATCGCTGGTCGCGATACACAGCGATGCGGCGTGGTCGCCGAGCGCAAGACCGGCGGTGTCGACGTCGAGCGTGAGGGCCGCCGATGCGCCAGCGGCGATCTGGCCCTGCAGTGGTGCGGCGCGCAGCC
Protein-coding regions in this window:
- the gshB gene encoding glutathione synthase, encoding MPSTLAVLMDPIDAIRVKKDSTFAMLLEAQRRGWALLYMTQGDLALRAGVPYARLAPLVVQDDPDDWFRLGDREWRDLRTVDLVLARKDPPVDEQFVYDTMVLELAQRGGARVVNDPRGLRDANEKLFALEFPQCIAPTLVARDAGELKRFVAEHGQVVLKPLDGMGGRGIFRSHHGDPNLNVMLETLTGNGRQLAIAQKFIPQIDAGDKRILLIDGEPVSYALARIPQGDEFRGNLAAGGKGVGVALSERDRWIAAQVAPELRRRGLVFVGLDVIGDYLTEINITSPTCIRELDAQYGINIAGQLFDRLEATWP
- a CDS encoding energy transducer TonB, whose product is MAAPGIADRLGVTLLFSVLAHAVVALGLTFDYEKAAPRLPSLDVILVQSASGERPDKADFLAQASNSGGGDAEQPLRPSERLSSPVPKATEGIAPVPTEDAAPRPTPARPDEMLTRQQSDFSVRTDREAHETPPVPEAAQRDALQRRLEMARLAEELQRESQRYAKRPKRKYISANTREYAYAAYMRAWVARVERIGNLNYPDDARRNKLQGEVILTVGLGRDGSLRSVDVIKSSGHKALDEAAERSIHLAAPFPVVPDTDEKIDELYITRTWQFLPGDVLRTQ
- a CDS encoding YqgE/AlgH family protein — translated: MHETSGLANQLLIAMPALRDSNFARSVTFVCQHGEDGAMGLQINRLSEYRLGDLLDQMSMRSDLTDVNDAPVLIGGPVQPERGFVLHSPHGEWESSFRISERISVTTSRDILAAIAEGNGPRQSLVTLGYSGWSAGQIEQELRENAWLTAPASEQILFETPLDRRWQAAAAILGVSDLVQLAGYVGNA
- the ruvX gene encoding Holliday junction resolvase RuvX, which gives rise to MSATPESFLTVLGFDYGSRLIGVAVGNRLAASARALATIGNGSGGPDWAPLDALVRDWTPDAFVVGLPLTLDGGEQAATRGARAFAAALQRRYGRPVFTADERYTSREASRRFADQRARGTARRKDAKALDALAAQIILEAWMAAPDIPDLPSAP
- a CDS encoding aspartate carbamoyltransferase catalytic subunit, translated to MTRSTATAGDLPHLITLRDLAPAQILGLLDRAADLRQRFAAGPAPTALLDGRTVVNLFFEPSTRTRTSFELAARRLGATVVNFDIASSSTSKGETLEDTLATLEAMGCDAFVVRHKENGTPARLARHARRAAILNAGDGNHAHPTQGLLDALTIRDAKPRVGDLRVVICGDVRHSRVARSDAEVLAALGVRQIRLCGPAPLLPDPADFPGCALHDDFDEAIAGVDVVIMLRLQKERMASAMIADERDYYARYGLDPARLARAAAGAIVLHPGPMNRGIEIADEVADGAQSRILDQVANGVFVRMAALATLLDR
- a CDS encoding HlyD family secretion protein, which produces MRPTLIVFLLALAGCGGAPAPAPATADAGTRVAAGGLVEPASEERVIIPQLSGRLARVLIDEGDSVVAGQLLAEIENSEYRAAVAAAEAQVALRSAEHERLRNGARTEEIDQAAAVLAAAAAQERLAAAEATRRRSIAERGLISIEQREQADAQAAATRAERERAAAALALLKAGARREDLAAAEAALAAAVADRDRAAALLEKSLIRSPIDGTVLKRDQREGETVVALAPIPLARIGDLRRLQVRADVDELDIARIRVGQDAYVSSDAFPGQRFAGRVAHVSRRMGPRNQTSGDPAEKQDAKILEALITLDGQPPLPVGLRVDVFVATPARTAGERPPP
- a CDS encoding ABC transporter ATP-binding protein; this encodes MSGGHVVRLAGARVVYGHGATAFEALRGIDLTIRAGELTLLLGPSGSGKTTLLQVMGCLLRPTGGEVELFGQALAGRGPEALAQLRLRHVGFVFQHYNLFPTLRAWENVAIALDLKQVPRARQRAVAGDLLERLGLGDRQAHFPAELSGGQKQRVAIARALAGRPELLLADEPTAALDGRTGQEVAGVLHALAHQDGCAVVVVSHDPRMERFGDRILHLEDGHLKDDRRPPRPPDPPLSPP
- a CDS encoding ABC transporter permease, with amino-acid sequence MRRSGIAGTSLLAWRNLAHDRARFAATIIGVVFAVMLMGVQLGLLVGFTRTTSGLVDHTDADLWITPAGTTNLDIAGRLELRRRHEALGVPGVARVDPLMMQFGFWTRPDGGSESVGIVGFDPATGQGAPWNLAEGAIADLQQDDAVVIDRLYAGKLGVRAIGDTVEINRRRARVVGFTQGIRTFTQSPYVFTHHRNALRLAGFPDTQTTYLLVRTTAGADAEAVRRALKQRLGAVDVWHARDLARQAQTYWMITTGAGSALLLAASLGLIVGIVIVGQTLYATTMDRLPEYATLRAIGAPNAYLNRVILKQAAISAVFGYTGGMAAVLAVVALSSRTNVAVAMPPWLALLLAILTILMCALGAVVSVRRLIRIDPTTVFQ
- a CDS encoding choice-of-anchor Q domain-containing protein, which gives rise to MPISPRPSHSAPARAAATPSPRIRAHIQPLAAAVLLALATPAVLAATLPVTSCADDGGSGTLRNVVAAASEGDTVDLTGLACPSITLTGGQIAVARNALTIIGPGRDALAIDGNALGRIFFHSGNGTLALTGLTLTNGRADAAVDIAAGGCAASAGGALALTDSTVTACIASSKAGSGGVAGGGLYARNGITALRSTISNNVATGVVPGGAAVNVAGGGLATGLSGTITLTDSIISGNRAETGGATALTQVSGGGVVTRNLTATNSIITNNFAGCDTASTACIAAAGGGVSVSTYGAQMTLTGCTIAHNTIQASGQALGGGIYVAANGSNRTVSHSQIDGNTAFSEAGQAAGGGIHNFGGLWTLSASSVSGNAADIGGGVFADYNALTITNSTISDNTAGNAGALFQGNRSGYYMQTMPLRVSNSTITANVATAATATGGVGGGIVDTQAVGASQFQSTLIAGNQAPNANPVRADLIAFRGEITGANNLIVNAAGTTLPAGTLSADPLLGPLQDNGGLSRTRALLPGSPAIDAGNNGQNLATDQRGPGFSRVTGPAADIGAFEYRLFLAPTLGLAFAPDAILGGETSTLTITLTNANDVAARLTTDLVGALPAPVVIAEPAEATTSCTGGSLTATPGAGNFALAAGATVPAEGFCTVSIAVTVNASGVFTQTLNAGALQTTVGATTDPASATLTVTAPNLPPVAADDAYTVVLDSVLKVAAPGVLANDTDPNADLLTAALVAGPNHGTLWLDAAGGFVYRPDPGFLGTDGFTYAAGDGQATTPAMVTFTVVRPPNDALFDDGFDAP